In Herbaspirillum seropedicae, a single window of DNA contains:
- a CDS encoding cysteine hydrolase, whose protein sequence is MKRSLHLLVIDPQNDFCDLPASWLPVDPASGGALQPALPVAGSHADLQRVAGLIDQGGAGLSAISITLDAHHRLDIAHPTFWRQGDGSAVTPFTQIEAAQVRAGLYLPRDPQSLPRALAYLDALEAAGRYRLMVWPVHCEIGSWGAAVHADVRAAYNRWEERTLGVVTKLGKGSNPWTEHYSAVMAEVPDDDDPATQLNRGFIATLAQADTVYITGEAGSHCVRATTEHIAANLDAAGRARLVLVTDCMSPVAGFEAQYQDFLAAMSQAGVRLATSAQVLQELQANA, encoded by the coding sequence ATGAAGCGCTCCCTGCATCTCCTCGTGATCGATCCGCAAAACGATTTCTGCGACCTGCCGGCGTCCTGGCTGCCCGTGGACCCGGCCAGCGGTGGCGCGCTGCAACCGGCCTTGCCGGTGGCGGGCAGCCATGCCGACCTGCAACGGGTGGCCGGCCTGATCGACCAGGGCGGCGCAGGCCTGTCGGCCATCAGCATCACCCTGGATGCCCACCATAGGCTGGACATCGCCCATCCCACCTTCTGGCGGCAGGGCGACGGATCGGCAGTCACCCCCTTCACCCAGATCGAGGCCGCGCAAGTGCGCGCCGGCCTCTACCTGCCGCGCGATCCGCAATCGCTGCCGCGCGCGCTGGCCTATCTCGATGCGCTGGAAGCCGCCGGGCGCTATCGCCTCATGGTCTGGCCGGTGCACTGCGAGATCGGCAGCTGGGGCGCAGCGGTCCATGCCGATGTGCGCGCCGCCTACAACCGCTGGGAAGAACGTACGCTGGGCGTGGTCACCAAGCTGGGCAAGGGCAGCAATCCCTGGACCGAGCACTATTCGGCGGTCATGGCCGAAGTGCCGGACGACGATGATCCGGCCACCCAGCTCAACCGTGGCTTCATCGCCACCCTGGCCCAGGCCGACACGGTCTACATCACCGGCGAAGCTGGCAGCCACTGCGTGCGCGCTACCACCGAGCACATCGCCGCCAATCTCGACGCTGCCGGCCGCGCCCGGCTGGTATTGGTGACCGACTGCATGAGCCCGGTAGCCGGCTTCGAGGCGCAGTACCAGGACTTCCTGGCCGCCATGTCGCAGGCCGGCGTGCGCCTGGCCACCTCGGCGCAGGTGCTGCAGGAACTGCAAGCCAACGCCTGA
- a CDS encoding SphA family protein, giving the protein MREHRKHAATLALALLPALASAYDQPTVNMGGTSFFDGAPLPGGPGFYFVEYLTYSKATKLVDNNGNRLGFPATQDISVFAPVTQFIYVPPGAKFGNKQLGFQVLVPWVASAKVDDGANNAVLRGNTGIGDISAGVSVQYDPIMGAQGPLYAQRFELQFILPTGAYDRNATVNPGSNTWAFDPYWAGTLWASQNLSFSWRLHYLWNARNNAPSAAFGNNVSSTQAGQAAHANFAAEYVLNPTWTVGAAGYWLQQVTDTKVNGADVSGRRERVVGLGPAAMMRLSERDLLFFNVYQEFAVRNRAENSKFQIRYDHHF; this is encoded by the coding sequence ATGAGAGAACACCGCAAGCACGCCGCCACCCTGGCGCTGGCCTTGCTGCCCGCGCTGGCCAGCGCCTACGACCAGCCCACCGTCAACATGGGCGGCACCAGCTTTTTCGACGGCGCCCCGCTGCCCGGGGGACCGGGCTTCTATTTCGTCGAATACCTCACCTACAGCAAGGCCACCAAGCTGGTGGATAACAACGGCAACCGCCTCGGCTTTCCGGCCACCCAGGACATCAGCGTCTTCGCGCCCGTCACCCAGTTCATCTACGTGCCGCCCGGCGCCAAGTTCGGCAACAAGCAGCTGGGCTTCCAGGTGCTGGTGCCGTGGGTGGCCAGCGCCAAGGTGGACGATGGCGCCAACAACGCCGTCCTGCGTGGCAATACCGGCATCGGTGACATCAGCGCCGGCGTGTCTGTGCAGTACGATCCCATCATGGGAGCGCAAGGCCCGCTCTATGCGCAGCGTTTCGAGTTGCAGTTCATCCTGCCCACCGGCGCCTATGACCGCAACGCCACCGTCAACCCGGGCAGCAATACCTGGGCCTTCGACCCATACTGGGCCGGCACGCTCTGGGCCAGCCAGAACCTGAGCTTCAGCTGGCGTCTGCACTACCTCTGGAACGCCCGCAACAATGCGCCCAGCGCCGCCTTCGGCAACAACGTCAGTTCCACCCAGGCTGGACAGGCGGCGCATGCCAACTTCGCCGCCGAGTACGTGCTCAATCCGACCTGGACCGTGGGGGCGGCCGGCTACTGGCTGCAACAGGTCACCGATACCAAGGTCAATGGCGCCGATGTCAGTGGACGCCGCGAACGGGTGGTCGGGCTGGGGCCGGCGGCGATGATGCGGCTGTCCGAGCGCGACCTGCTGTTCTTCAATGTCTACCAGGAGTTCGCCGTGCGCAATCGCGCCGAGAACAGCAAGTTCCAGATCCGTTACGACCATCACTTCTGA
- a CDS encoding DUF4148 domain-containing protein, translating into MSAKTLIAAVLALSASSIALAEAPYPVEKPFVSQTTRAAVKADLARAQAQGTVNQVDSVYPVVSNGAAKSEVQTAGSVAASTYAGA; encoded by the coding sequence ATGTCCGCAAAGACCCTCATCGCCGCAGTCCTGGCCCTGTCCGCTTCGTCCATCGCTCTCGCCGAAGCCCCCTATCCGGTCGAAAAGCCTTTCGTCTCGCAGACCACCCGCGCCGCCGTGAAGGCTGACCTGGCCCGCGCCCAGGCGCAAGGCACCGTCAACCAGGTGGACTCGGTCTATCCGGTCGTCAGCAATGGCGCCGCCAAGAGCGAAGTGCAGACCGCCGGCAGTGTCGCCGCGTCGACCTACGCTGGCGCCTGA
- a CDS encoding coniferyl-alcohol dehydrogenase: protein MNLQDKTVVVTGVSSGIGAETARQLRAQGARVIGVDRNEPAISVETFVQADLSSAEAIDAMVAQLPERIDALCNIAGVPGTAEAQLVARVNYLGLRHLVQRLTARLSPGGAIVNVASILGAEWPQRLEQHKALSQAASFAEGAAWLAQHPVAQEHCYQYFKEALIVWSMTQAQPMFLQHSVRMNCVAPGPVFTPILGDFVTMLGQERVQKDAHRMKRPAYADEIAAAIVWLCSDDSRWINGVNLPVDGGLASTYL, encoded by the coding sequence ATGAACCTGCAAGACAAGACCGTCGTCGTCACCGGCGTTTCTTCCGGCATCGGCGCGGAGACCGCGCGTCAGTTGCGCGCACAGGGTGCGCGCGTGATCGGGGTGGACCGCAATGAACCGGCCATCAGTGTGGAAACCTTCGTCCAGGCCGACCTCTCCAGCGCCGAGGCCATCGACGCCATGGTCGCGCAATTGCCCGAGCGCATCGACGCGCTGTGCAATATCGCCGGCGTACCCGGCACGGCAGAGGCGCAACTGGTGGCGCGGGTGAACTACCTCGGCCTGCGCCACCTGGTCCAGCGCCTGACGGCGCGTCTCTCGCCAGGCGGGGCCATCGTCAATGTGGCCTCCATCCTGGGCGCGGAATGGCCGCAGCGGCTGGAGCAGCACAAGGCCCTGTCGCAGGCCGCCAGCTTCGCCGAGGGCGCAGCGTGGCTGGCGCAGCATCCGGTGGCGCAGGAACACTGCTACCAGTATTTCAAGGAAGCCCTGATCGTCTGGTCCATGACCCAGGCCCAGCCGATGTTCCTGCAGCATTCGGTGCGGATGAATTGCGTCGCGCCCGGCCCGGTGTTCACGCCCATCCTGGGGGACTTCGTGACCATGCTGGGCCAGGAGCGGGTGCAGAAGGATGCGCATCGCATGAAGCGTCCGGCCTATGCCGACGAGATCGCCGCAGCCATCGTCTGGCTGTGCAGCGATGACAGCCGCTGGATCAATGGCGTGAACCTGCCGGTGGATGGGGGACTGGCCTCGACCTACCTGTAG
- a CDS encoding sigma-54-dependent Fis family transcriptional regulator, giving the protein MPSSPRISLAEMARHQGGGLSSAGTDRWSVDAHPTLADLSECLFFSPGDGRIWLNDQRMLLIHSRSMGTLRRELIDQLGIDQARGLLTRAGYISGARDAQLVRERWPDADPSTILMAGTRLHTLEGLVKVVPVSFSYDPETGRYEGEFLWHNSCEADEHLAAYGVATAPSCWQQVGYAIGYVSTLLGHLVIFREVQCRAMGTAHCRVIGRSAELWSDAEEDLRYLNAQDFVGSGMLASEADASAEDGAQGAGEQDDDTDLVTALVGTSSAFNAACHLLNRVAATDATVLFTGESGVGKERFARMLHQIGKRAKRACIAINCAAIPETLIEAELFGVERGAYTGATQSRAGRFELADGGTLFLDEVGTLSLVAQGKLLRVLQEGEFERVGSARPVKVDVRVVAATNEDLAQAVREGRFRQDLFFRLNVFPIHLPPLRERRDDIPLLMNHFLKLYGQRHGIAVRGFTQRAIQALLNYSFPGNIRELQNLIERGVILAQGHPLDLPHMFISGERLNDEVLSLALQGETGMLAGKSVEKSVEKSVAHPTAQGLLDVLRQWRQEAAGEAAALTLPEMERRLIAEAIERAEGNLSAAARLLGISRAQLAYRQQKGQG; this is encoded by the coding sequence ATGCCCTCTTCCCCGCGTATATCCCTGGCCGAGATGGCGCGCCACCAGGGCGGCGGACTCAGTTCGGCCGGCACCGATCGCTGGAGCGTGGACGCCCATCCGACCCTGGCCGACCTGAGCGAATGCCTGTTCTTCTCGCCCGGCGATGGCCGCATCTGGCTCAATGACCAGCGCATGCTGCTCATCCACAGCCGCAGCATGGGCACGCTGCGCCGCGAGCTGATCGACCAGCTCGGCATCGACCAGGCGCGCGGCCTGCTCACCCGCGCCGGCTACATCTCCGGCGCACGCGATGCGCAACTGGTGCGCGAGCGCTGGCCCGACGCCGATCCCTCCACCATCCTCATGGCCGGCACGCGGCTGCATACGCTGGAGGGCCTGGTCAAGGTGGTGCCGGTCAGCTTCAGCTATGATCCCGAGACCGGGCGCTACGAAGGGGAATTCCTCTGGCACAACTCCTGCGAGGCCGATGAACACCTGGCCGCCTATGGCGTGGCCACTGCACCCTCCTGCTGGCAGCAGGTCGGCTATGCGATCGGCTATGTCAGCACGCTGCTGGGCCATCTGGTGATCTTCCGCGAAGTGCAATGCCGCGCCATGGGGACCGCGCATTGCCGCGTCATCGGTCGCTCGGCGGAGCTGTGGAGCGATGCCGAGGAAGACCTGCGCTATCTGAACGCCCAGGACTTCGTCGGCTCCGGCATGCTGGCCAGCGAAGCCGACGCCAGCGCCGAGGACGGTGCGCAAGGCGCTGGCGAGCAGGACGACGACACCGATCTGGTCACGGCGCTGGTGGGGACGTCGTCGGCCTTCAATGCCGCCTGCCACCTGCTGAACCGGGTCGCGGCCACGGATGCGACGGTGCTCTTCACGGGCGAGTCGGGGGTCGGCAAGGAGCGCTTTGCGCGCATGCTGCATCAGATCGGCAAGCGCGCCAAACGCGCCTGCATCGCCATCAACTGCGCCGCCATTCCGGAGACCCTGATCGAGGCTGAGCTGTTCGGAGTGGAACGCGGCGCCTACACCGGCGCCACGCAATCGCGCGCCGGCCGCTTCGAGCTGGCCGATGGCGGCACGCTCTTCCTCGATGAGGTGGGCACGCTGAGCCTGGTGGCGCAGGGCAAGCTGCTGCGGGTCTTGCAGGAAGGAGAATTCGAACGGGTCGGATCGGCCCGGCCCGTGAAGGTGGACGTGCGCGTGGTGGCCGCCACCAATGAAGACCTGGCGCAGGCGGTGCGTGAGGGACGCTTCCGCCAGGACCTGTTCTTCCGGCTCAATGTCTTCCCCATCCATCTGCCGCCCTTGCGCGAGCGGCGCGATGACATCCCGCTGTTGATGAACCACTTCCTGAAACTGTATGGCCAGCGCCATGGCATCGCCGTGCGCGGCTTTACCCAGCGCGCCATCCAGGCGCTGCTGAACTACAGCTTCCCGGGCAATATCCGCGAACTGCAGAACCTGATCGAACGTGGGGTGATCCTGGCGCAGGGCCATCCGCTGGACCTGCCGCACATGTTCATCAGCGGCGAGCGGCTCAACGATGAAGTGCTCTCGCTGGCCTTGCAGGGAGAGACCGGCATGCTGGCCGGCAAGTCTGTGGAGAAGTCAGTGGAGAAATCCGTAGCGCACCCGACGGCGCAGGGATTGCTGGATGTGCTGCGGCAATGGCGGCAAGAGGCCGCCGGTGAGGCTGCCGCACTGACATTGCCGGAGATGGAAAGGAGATTGATCGCCGAGGCCATCGAACGCGCAGAGGGCAACCTCTCGGCGGCGGCGCGCTTGCTGGGGATCAGCCGCGCACAGCTGGCTTATCGCCAGCAGAAGGGACAAGGCTGA
- a CDS encoding NUDIX hydrolase translates to MDPVICTVDVVLLTLTAEGLEVALLKREHAPFKGVAALPGGYIHARTDTDARDAARRVLLDKTGIAAPYLEQLATFSGAARDPRGWSVSIAYYALVPAATIAQAERHEVRLYSVDRLPPLPFDHGDIIETAVSRLRSKSQYSSLPCHLLGEVFTLPQLQRVYEVLMGESINKVSFRRKMTEMDMLDPVDGQFDSSGAHRPAQLYRLKPAFREQLQLLERGL, encoded by the coding sequence ATGGATCCGGTGATCTGTACGGTCGATGTGGTATTGCTCACGCTCACAGCCGAGGGACTGGAAGTGGCGCTGCTCAAGCGCGAACACGCGCCCTTCAAGGGTGTGGCGGCATTGCCCGGCGGCTACATCCATGCGCGCACCGATACCGATGCCCGCGATGCGGCGCGCCGCGTGCTGCTGGACAAGACCGGCATCGCCGCGCCCTATCTGGAACAGCTGGCCACCTTCTCCGGCGCGGCCCGCGATCCACGTGGCTGGTCGGTGTCGATTGCCTATTACGCCCTGGTGCCGGCGGCCACCATTGCCCAGGCCGAGCGCCATGAAGTGCGCCTCTACAGCGTGGACCGCCTGCCGCCCCTGCCCTTCGACCATGGCGACATCATCGAGACGGCGGTCTCACGCCTGCGCAGCAAGAGCCAGTATTCTTCCCTGCCCTGCCATCTGCTGGGCGAGGTCTTTACCCTGCCGCAGTTGCAGCGGGTCTATGAGGTGTTGATGGGCGAGAGCATCAACAAGGTGAGCTTTCGCCGCAAGATGACCGAGATGGACATGCTGGACCCGGTCGATGGCCAGTTCGACAGCAGCGGCGCGCATCGTCCGGCGCAGTTGTATCGCTTGAAGCCCGCCTTCCGCGAACAGTTGCAGTTGCTGGAGCGTGGGCTCTGA
- a CDS encoding low affinity iron permease family protein: MPATDPSKPDPHASSGVAELFHRFSEACAQAVGSSWTFVVALGVVLAWAVTGPMFDYSDTWQLLINTGTTIVTFLMVFLIQNAQNRDAQATQLKLDELIRALQGTRKQIMDAEDLSDEELSRLKKEFERMGEHPDDPVRQRLRKSLGQGPRPPVEHPPRHLRSVAPPPAAAPSASNFQPSTGRSPGKPALPRQVQHEEYSQPLRASQRQWT; this comes from the coding sequence ATGCCAGCCACCGATCCATCCAAGCCCGACCCGCACGCCAGCTCCGGCGTGGCCGAGCTGTTTCACCGTTTCAGCGAAGCCTGCGCCCAGGCCGTGGGCAGCTCCTGGACCTTCGTGGTGGCGCTGGGCGTGGTGCTGGCATGGGCCGTGACGGGACCGATGTTCGACTATTCCGACACCTGGCAATTGCTCATCAATACCGGCACCACCATCGTGACCTTCCTGATGGTGTTCCTGATCCAGAACGCCCAGAATCGCGACGCCCAGGCCACGCAACTGAAGCTCGATGAACTGATCCGCGCCCTGCAGGGCACGCGCAAGCAGATCATGGATGCCGAAGACCTGTCGGATGAAGAACTGTCCCGCCTGAAGAAGGAGTTCGAGCGCATGGGCGAACATCCCGACGATCCGGTGCGGCAGCGTCTGCGCAAGTCGCTGGGCCAGGGACCGAGGCCGCCGGTGGAACATCCGCCGCGTCATCTGCGCTCCGTTGCGCCGCCACCGGCAGCCGCTCCTTCGGCGAGCAATTTCCAGCCTTCCACCGGGCGCAGCCCGGGCAAGCCCGCCCTGCCGCGCCAGGTCCAGCACGAGGAATACAGCCAGCCCTTGCGCGCCAGCCAGCGCCAGTGGACATGA
- a CDS encoding benzaldehyde dehydrogenase yields the protein MQASPFLDSAQWQQHLFRGQWVAAAQGATVLEPATGRPLTQVGLASPDDVSASVELAIAAQAAWVAMPPRERADIFRRAAGLFHQHFDELARMVARETGGVLFKGEHEVREAITLCHLAAGMPLQAQGQLLPSTPGRLSIARRAPLGVIGVISPFNFPLILTLRTVAPALAAGNAVVVKPDLRTPVSGGFMLARIFEQAGLPAGLLHVLPGGAETGEALVTAPGVPMIAFTGSPAVGRRIGELAGRHLKKLSLELGGANALVILEDADLDVAASHAAWGAWLHQGQICMAANRILVHASLEEGLLQRLADKARHLPVGDGASGQVALGPMIDERQLQRVHALVQESVAAGAQLVAGGRYEQLFYQPTVLGGVRPGMRVFEEEIFGPVASVIRFDNDEDAIALANRHAGGLAAGVLSPSVGRAMAVAARLRQGMVHVNDQTVNDECVNPFGGPGIAGNGASVGGPADWEEYTQWRWTTIRQQAMPYPF from the coding sequence ATGCAGGCAAGTCCATTTCTCGATTCCGCGCAGTGGCAACAGCATTTGTTCCGTGGCCAATGGGTGGCCGCCGCGCAGGGCGCAACTGTCCTCGAACCGGCCACCGGCCGGCCCTTGACCCAGGTCGGACTGGCCAGCCCGGACGACGTCAGCGCCTCGGTGGAACTGGCGATTGCGGCGCAGGCCGCCTGGGTCGCGATGCCGCCGCGTGAGCGCGCCGACATCTTCCGCCGCGCCGCCGGGTTGTTTCACCAGCATTTCGACGAACTGGCGCGCATGGTGGCGCGCGAGACCGGCGGCGTGCTCTTCAAGGGCGAGCACGAGGTGCGCGAAGCCATCACCCTCTGCCATCTGGCCGCCGGCATGCCGCTGCAAGCCCAGGGCCAGCTGCTGCCCAGCACGCCGGGTCGCCTCAGCATCGCCCGGCGCGCACCGCTGGGCGTCATCGGCGTGATCTCGCCCTTCAATTTCCCGCTGATCCTGACCTTGCGCACGGTCGCACCGGCGCTGGCGGCCGGCAATGCGGTCGTGGTCAAGCCCGATCTGCGCACACCGGTCTCGGGCGGCTTCATGCTGGCGCGCATCTTCGAGCAGGCGGGTTTGCCCGCAGGTCTGCTGCATGTCTTGCCGGGCGGGGCCGAGACCGGCGAGGCGCTGGTCACCGCGCCGGGGGTGCCGATGATCGCCTTCACCGGTTCGCCAGCGGTGGGGCGGCGCATCGGCGAACTGGCGGGCCGGCACCTGAAGAAGCTGTCGCTGGAACTGGGCGGCGCCAATGCCCTGGTGATCCTGGAGGATGCCGATCTCGACGTGGCCGCCAGCCACGCCGCCTGGGGTGCGTGGCTGCACCAGGGACAGATCTGCATGGCCGCCAATCGCATCCTGGTGCATGCCTCGCTGGAAGAAGGGCTGCTGCAGCGGCTGGCGGACAAAGCGCGTCATCTGCCGGTAGGCGATGGCGCCAGCGGCCAGGTCGCGCTGGGACCGATGATCGACGAACGTCAATTGCAGCGCGTGCATGCGCTGGTGCAGGAGAGCGTGGCCGCCGGTGCGCAACTGGTGGCCGGCGGACGCTACGAACAGTTGTTCTACCAGCCCACCGTGCTGGGCGGAGTGCGGCCGGGCATGCGCGTCTTCGAGGAAGAGATCTTTGGCCCGGTGGCCAGCGTCATCCGTTTTGACAACGATGAAGACGCCATCGCCCTGGCCAACCGCCATGCCGGCGGTCTTGCCGCCGGCGTGCTGTCGCCCTCGGTGGGCCGCGCCATGGCGGTAGCGGCGCGGCTGCGCCAGGGCATGGTCCACGTCAACGACCAGACCGTCAACGATGAATGCGTCAACCCCTTCGGCGGTCCCGGCATCGCCGGCAATGGCGCCAGCGTGGGCGGCCCGGCCGACTGGGAAGAGTACACGCAGTGGCGCTGGACCACCATTCGCCAGCAAGCCATGCCGTATCCCTTCTGA